One part of the Anopheles merus strain MAF chromosome 3L, AmerM5.1, whole genome shotgun sequence genome encodes these proteins:
- the LOC121598418 gene encoding uncharacterized protein LOC121598418, with amino-acid sequence MTQPSYYVSKYAGEFCKLVVEGDFSKIKSKFKEFVLDYQTPEDLNTPLHLSIIAQQNRNEIIQFLVESGADCDLRNSMNLTASELAINLNFMDVTKFMLAVEFRNLTDYRCFYRLIRRGSVPLLQLFLELKSFDIHQQIAYVSSVWHELYVKNVPLTKSMENFLEYQLQNYSYAYHHPPAQPRPDRPKFDRELEQRIELIVEYTRYLTKHYGGTDNLNDYDDKFLLAIKIVYDNLFFVREKRELVGSVPVEEICRLLAVFLAIFKKAPHYEVYKLLLNKRTVLQYLGAVSDELERIKAELAENRGRESTRWSNELLLYLICCIRDAAPAKSTKAINGLWRKKCVLKKKLIYYVKGRLRANPELAAIQARYVNNLTKPELEVLRQELRAPEFVELTRATGRRNRVTFCRLRKTYDHVAQLYAIKKILRYLDGIARIQLPQYQVSGVLAIKRTLQVIAETVASTRYAPAIARKLDSVVHKILPLNLDVDVRDFYQPNVSLYKACSDRAENGRLVLPFAEVQCSLKSVRRYFAYVHDLKMLEAYKCYLGNVHQLKNWRQVASYNQFVGDANRMYFENHTLDDLHFELEDCIRVVEELQETFSQQQDEKLCDLLRCVYRPLAQRFETLTKGDGERAALASISANFNTVMQLCGTEIEMAKVRRIVGSFLAESYPKYDICSDEQLLLLNPLMQELLHLFTNYLYQYQMDERVTKNFVTMVEVLHVGRYIAVDHFVPERTKPCDSLLHQNYTNDILKKFNLQNLSSIEFAVLHEQLSQSYYDNCYNLDKKYAVLTMFFKSTNRPVNDAIVKRNKRMDREEFQSFLDAKLKLIGQFLPCSDFNEVTQFINEAAPHVEYALEHCLLELCEILTDLGVFQDNQYVLKLQSANVSGRNLHDYLRQDALEYDMLTLTHSTKVKVFLNGLIFKSNEFKLYQPPTSQRANPDELLAINENLINNYKMRWSWVEQQERLFKSVETIDLKLLQALTPDYADIRGMRLGVLCDGTPSTEYEIIDHTIRNNLKQMVDYLSEELQAISYEKKQFFQYVLVRSSNSLFIDAHFSLTTVQERQATILFMALYFRAYDVFLECVKRFELTVNLGKIVKYLNLEFIEKIAKQMKDINWNCQDGNGTTVLDQCVQKGDLAAIKKLIKLGVDIASQTSDGTSALHRACSLGHTDIAKLLVKQQVPLTSLSGTDRLPLHYAIQYHEHELLPVLCCDDIDINSDRHRLVRRAIEYGNLEALKYLVDTRQATLTFVDQQQNTVLHLCATYGRLAMLRYLLDDHSATIDGEESLLNRRNGASKTVLHIAVQQRHTAMVALLLERGVDASPTDDTGRTAYEWAVQGNSLRIAKVFAKHQRTLRSSGAIASHPLTIAIEQRNVRMLKFLLRNGCSFTSESLCLIKAVYTRSLELVRYIVELCKPALQYRDPYDSTPLHVAIAIECNEIAAYLIESGADINAISKFGDTPLHVAARHGNIVAARMLILKYAAVDERNASGLTALMQAMYSRQLDIMKLLIGAGANIDLLKLHLAEIEQLAKLPTIHMFVDHYGLLEFMILQLQYDPNVRDGHNQQSLLHKACYANNLQIVQFLVDWCRLQTEQQDANGRTPLAIANECKNYEVAEFLRSKKRKKSQIAPQRYFDPAGMM; translated from the coding sequence ATGACACAACCGAGCTACTATGTCAGCAAATATGCCGGTGAATTCTGCAAGCTGGTGGTGGAGGGCGACTTCAGCAAGATCAAGTCCAAGTTTAAGGAGTTTGTGCTGGACTACCAGACGCCGGAAGACCTGAACACCCCGCTGCACCTGTCCATCATTGCGCAGCAGAATCGCAATGAGATCATCCAGTTCCTGGTCGAGTCCGGGGCGGACTGCGACCTGCGTAACTCGATGAACCTGACCGCGTCCGAGCTGGCCATCAACCTGAACTTCATGGACGTGACCAAGTTCATGCTGGCGGTCGAGTTTCGCAACCTGACCGACTACCGGTGCTTCTACCGGCTGATCAGGCGCGGCTccgtgccgctgctgcagctcTTTCTCGAGCTGAAATCGTTCGACATCCACCAGCAGATCGCGTACGTGTCGAGCGTGTGGCACGAGCTGTACGTGAAGAATGTGCCGCTGACGAAGAGCATGGAGAACTTTCTCGAGTACCAGCTGCAGAACTACAGCTACGCGTACCATCATCCGCCGGCGCAGCCGCGCCCCGACCGGCCCAAGTTCGACCGGGAGCTCGAGCAGCGGATCGAGCTGATCGTGGAGTACACGCGCTACCTGACCAAGCACTACGGCGGCACGGACAACCTGAACGACTACGACGACAAGTTCCTGCTCGCGATCAAGATCGTGTACGACAATCTGTTCTTCGTGCGGGAAAAGCGCGAGCTGGTCGGGTCGGTGCCGGTCGAGGAGATCTGCCGGCTGCTGGCCGTGTTTCTGGCGATCTTCAAGAAGGCACCGCACTACGAGGTGTacaagctgctgctgaacaAGCGCACCGTGCTGCAGTATCTCGGTGCGGTCAGCGACGAGCTGGAGCGGATCAAGGCGGAGCTGGCGGAGAACCGGGGCCGCGAGTCGACGCGCTGGTcgaacgagctgctgctgtatcTGATCTGCTGTATACGGGATGCGGCGCCAGCCAAATCGACCAAGGCCATCAATGGGCTGTGGCGCAAGAAGTGCGTGCTGAAGAAGAAGCTCATCTACTACGTGAAGGGCCGGCTGCGGGCGAACCCGGAGCTGGCCGCCATCCAGGCGCGGTACGTGAACAATCTCACCAAGCCGGAGCTGGAGGTGCTGCGGCAGGAGCTGCGGGCGCCCGAGTTTGTGGAGCTGACGCGCGCGACCGGCCGCCGGAACCGGGTCACCTTCTGCCGGCTGCGCAAAACGTACGACCACGTGGCGCAGCTGTACGCGATCAAGAAGATACTGCGCTACCTGGACGGGATAGCGCGGATTCAGCTGCCCCAGTATCAAGTGTCGGGCGTGCTGGCGATCAAGCGCACGCTGCAGGTCATTGCGGAAACGGTGGCGAGCACGCGGTATGCGCCGGCGATCGCCCGCAAGCTGGACAGCGTGGTGCACAAGATACTGCCGCTCAATCTGGACGTGGACGTGCGGGACTTTTACCAGCCGAACGTGTCGCTGTACAAGGCGTGCTCGGACAGGGCGGAGAACGGTCGGCTGGTGCTGCCGTTCGCGGAGGTGCAGTGCAGCCTGAAGTCGGTGCGGCGCTACTTCGCGTACGTGCACGATCTGAAGATGCTCGAGGCGTACAAGTGCTATCTGGGGAACGTGCATCAGCTGAAGAACTGGCGGCAGGTGGCAAGCTACAACCAGTTCGTGGGCGACGCGAACCGGATGTACTTCGAGAACCACACGCTGGACGATCTGCACTTCGAGCTGGAGGACTGCATACGCGTGGTGGAGGAGCTGCAGGAAACGTTCAGCCAGCAGCAGGACGAGAAGCTGTGCGATCTGCTGCGCTGCGTTTACCGTCCGCTGGCTCAGCGGTTCGAGACGCTCACGAAGGGGGACGGTGAGCGAGCGGCGCTCGCCTCGATCAGCGCCAACTTCAACACCGTGATGCAGCTGTGCGGGACGGAGATCGAGATGGCGAAGGTGCGCCGTATCGTGGGGTCCTTTTTGGCCGAAAGCTACCCCAAGTACGACATCTGCAGCGatgagcagctgctgctgctgaatccGCTCATGCAGGAGCTGCTGCACCTGTTCACCAACTATCTGTACCAGTACCAGATGGACGAGCGCGTCACGAAGAACTTCGTCACGATGGTGGAGGTGCTGCACGTCGGGCGGTACATTGCCGTGGATCACTTTGTGCCGGAGCGCACGAAACCGTGTGACAGCCTGCTGCACCAGAACTACACGAACGACATACTGAAGAAGTTCAACCTGCAGAACCTGAGCTCGATCGAGTTTGCGGTGCTGCACGAGCAGCTGTCCCAGAGCTACTACGACAACTGCTACAACCTGGACAAGAAGTACGCGGTGCTGACGATGTTCTTCAAGTCCACGAACCGGCCGGTGAACGATGCGATCGTGAAGCGCAACAAACGCATGGACCGGGAAGAGTTCCAGTCGTTTCTGGACGCGAAGCTGAAGTTGATCGGGCAGTTTTTGCCGTGCAGCGACTTCAACGAGGTGACGCAGTTCATCAACGAGGCGGCCCCGCACGTCGAGTACGCGCTGGAGCACTGTCTGCTCGAGCTGTGCGAGATACTGACCGATCTGGGCGTGTTCCAGGACAACCAGTACGTGCTGAAGCTGCAGTCGGCGAACGTGAGCGGGCGCAACCTGCACGACTACCTGCGGCAGGATGCGCTCGAGTACGATATGCTGACGCTGACGCACAGCACCAAGGTGAAGGTGTTCCTGAACGGGCTGATCTTCAAGAGCAACGAGTTTAAGCTGTACCAGCCGCCGACCAGCCAGCGGGCCAACCCGGACGAGCTGCTGGCGATCAACGAGAATCTGATCAACAACTACAAGATGCGCTGGAGCTGGGTGGAGCAGCAGGAGCGCTTGTTCAAGTCGGTGGAGACGATCGATCTGAAGCTGCTGCAGGCACTGACGCCCGACTATGCGGACATTCGCGGGATGCGGCTGGGCGTGCTGTGCGACGGTACGCCGTCGACGGAGTACGAGATCATCGACCATACGATACGCAACAATCTGAAGCAGATGGTGGACTACCTGTCGGAGGAGCTGCAGGCGATCTCGTACGAGAAGAAGCAGTTCTTCCAGTACGTGCTGGTGCGCAGCTCGAACTCGCTGTTTATTGATGCGCACTTCAGCCTGACGACGGTGCAGGAGCGCCAGGCGACGATCCTGTTTATGGCGCTTTACTTCCGCGCGTACGACGTGTTTCTCGAGTGCGTGAAGCGGTTCGAGCTGACGGTGAATCTGGGCAAGATCGTCAAGTATCTGAACCTGGAGTTTATCGAGAAGATTGCGAAGCAGATGAAGGACATCAACTGGAACTGTCAGGATGGCAACGGGACGACCGTGCTGGATCAGTGCGTGCAGAAGGGCGATCTGGCGGCGATCAAGAAGCTGATCAAGCTGGGCGTTGACATCGCGTCCCAGACGTCGGATGGTACTTCGGCGCTGCACCGTGCCTGTAGCTTGGGCCACACGGACATTGCCAAGCTGCTGGTGAAGCAGCAGGTCCCGCTAACTTCGCTCAGTGGCACCGACCGCTTGCCGCTGCACTACGCCATACAGTATCATGAGCACGAGCTGCTGCCGGTGCTCTGTTGCGACGACATCGACATCAACTCGGACCGGCACCGGCTGGTGAGGCGAGCGATCGAGTACGGCAATCTGGAGGCGCTGAAATACCTCGTGGACACGCGGCAGGCAACGCTGACGTTCGTCGATCAGCAGCAAAACACGGTCCTGCACCTCTGTGCCACGTACGGGCGGTTGGCGATGTTGCGCTACCTGCTGGACGACCATTCGGCAACGATTGACGGCGAGGAGAGTCTGCTGAACCGACGCAATGGCGCTTCCAAAACCGTGCTACACATTGCCGTGCAGCAACGGCACACCGCAAtggtggcgctgctgctggagcgTGGTGTCGACGCGAGCCCCACCGACGATACGGGCCGGACGGCGTACGAATGGGCCGTCCAGGGGAACAGCTTGCGCATTGCGAAGGTGTTTGCGAAGCATCAGCGAACGCTCCGGTCGTCCGGTGCGATCGCCTCCCATCCGCTCACGATCGCGATCGAGCAGCGCAACGTGCGGATGCTGAAGTTTCTGCTGCGCAACGGTTGCAGCTTCACCAGCGAGTCGCTCTGCCTGATCAAGGCCGTCTACACGCGCTCGCTCGAGCTGGTGCGCTACATCGTGGAGCTGTGCAAGCCGGCCCTGCAGTATCGCGACCCGTACGACAGCACACCGCTGCACGTGGCGATCGCGATCGAGTGTAACGAAATTGCGGCGTACCTGATCGAGTCCGGCGCGGACATCAATGCGATCAGCAAGTTTGGCGACACGCCGCTGCACGTGGCCGCCCGGCACGGCAACATTGTGGCGGCCCGGATGCTCATCCTGAAGTATGCCGCCGTGGACGAGCGGAACGCTTCGGGGCTGACCGCGCTCATGCAGGCGATGTACTCGCGCCAGCTCGACATTATGAAGCTGCTGATCGGGGCGGGCGCCAACATCGATCTGCTGAAGCTCCATCTGGCGGAGATCGAGCAGCTGGCGAAGCTGCCCACCATCCACATGTTTGTCGATCATTACGGGCTGCTCGAGTTCATGATCCTGCAGCTGCAGTACGATCCGAACGTGCGCGACGGCCACAACCAGCAGAGCCTGCTGCACAAGGCGTGCTACGCGAACAATCTGCAGATCGTGCAGTTTCTAGTCGACTGGTGCCGGCTGCAGACGGAGCAGCAGGACGCGAACGGCCGCACGCCGCTGGCGATCGCGAACGAGTGCAAGAACTACGAGGTGGCCGAGTTTCTGCGCagcaagaagaggaaaaagtcgCAGATCGCACCGCAGCGCTACTTCGATCCGGCGGGTATGATGTAA